The sequence actgttttattttttacctaatttgcaACCCGTTTTAaccctattttttaataaaatagcaatactaaTTTTAACAAGAACCAACGACACGCCCTACCGCCACTAATTGGCCTTCAGCTTCATAAAAGGCAACCCTTTTTATAAACTAATCAGTTTATTGCGTAGCATTATTTAAGCAATGACAGAGCCAGGGCAAAGCGTTGCTTTAGCGAAAAAGTCCTTTCGTACAAAATTagctcatttttaaaagaggatAGAAACTGAACTAGCTCACGCCGTTCTGAACTCAGCTCATGTTAGATTTTAAAGGGCGAACAGACCCACCATTAGAAGCTTCTACGCCTCTAGGATATCTAAAGCCAACATCGAGGTCGCAATCTTCCCCTCCAATACCATCTTTCGGGAGAAATTGCGCTGTTATCCCTAGAGTAGCTAGCCacacatataaagttaggaaatacgagttagatttatataatagtGAAAGACTTATTTTCACTGATCTCCCATCAAAATCGTATAAGAGCCAAAAACTCCAATTAAGATAAAGCTTCATAGGGTCTTGTCGTCCTTCTTTTACATAAAGGCCTCTTCACCTTAAAgttagtttaaattaaattttcagacaCAGCACCTTCTTCGTTAACCCTTTCATACCATCCTTCAATTGAAAGGCAAATTATCGCGCTACCTTAGGACGCTCACGTTAACGCCGCCGTTTACAACAAACATTACTCTAGTTGCACTGGGCAGGGACTACCTTTTACTTACAtcaaaaggaaatgtttttgttaaacagtCGAGAAGTTTAGTTTGCCGAATtcgtttaaaaacttttatttagcctttagttttttaaggtaaaacaaaatagtaataccaaataaataatatttttactcgTTTTTATCATAGTCACTGGTCCTACAACCATAggcttattttaaagtaaatgaataaccCAATTAATCTTTTTTCCCCATCTGGTTTTAGTTAAAATACACTAATATCTAATAGCCAGTTTAAAGCCTAtagaaacccaatttttttttaacatcaattttagtatttttcagcTTAACCCAAAAAATTTTACCCCTTAAATAGTTAAGGAAAATGCTTACACATCTTTTTAAGCCAACCAGATATCTAAAAGCGCGAATAGTATCTAGCCGCTATTCTTTAGTTTAATTAAATCTCTGCCACGATTTCTTAACTCAAAAAAATAACTCTCTTTTATTCgggaaaattaaattcttaaacttgTCTTGAAAAACCCTTATGCAAAaggtactaaaatttatttatactattttaattcaagtgcacttttcacaaaacaattatgcacgtctctttaaaaaagataaattataaaaagcctCAGTAAGAGGAATCTAGAACTGACAAttctaagttatatattaactacttttaacttatttatgaagaagaagattaactttttctttaggaaTCAAAGCCCTACTTactacaatttttctttataacgCTTCGAAGTTCTAAGTGCCAAAAAACTACTTTTGAACTTTGCTTCATCAAAGCAACTGGATCATCCCCCACGTGGCACTAAGCTTAGGCCTAACTAGACTATGGAGAATTTGCAGTTctcagttatattaacattaactaCTAAGCACAACTTAAGAGAAATACTATCTGACTTAAGAATGAAAATCTTATGTTTTCCCTAAACTACTTAAGCAAGCCAAAGCAAATTACTGCGATTTTGAATTAACAGCTCAACGTTTTAGCTTAAACTATTTGGCCAGCATAcactaatttcattagaactttTGCTTGGAaggcaaatataatattatttactatatatgcatattataGCCTAGCAGCAACTTCCGTTACTGCtaccttgttacgacttttcACAGGTTTCCCCGCGAGCGACGGGCGATTAGTACTCATCTGATTGTATTCagggtaattttatttttaacccttACTTACAAGTCCTTCTTCAAAGGCaagttttcttatcttatttgtCTACTTAGTTGAGCTACCTTTTAGTAGCTCAATCTTTGAATTATTGCTTAAGTTACATCTGTATCCCAGATTAACCTTGTCATAAGCTGCATGTCaatctgaattatttttgaagttgtgctacATGGGCATATAGCCAATTCTAGTAGCTGCACCTAACTAAAAGTAACTTACCTTACCGAACTCAGCAAGTAAAATAAGAGTTAGCttcagtaataaccaaaaattttaCCCGGACACTCACCATATTAGAGTAAACAACCATACACACGCACTAATAAGACAAGGCTCAAATGTAGGTGGGTTATCCTTTAACAcccaggatcccctgttttctatCTCAGACACCGCctatttatttctctttgacAACCAAATGTTTAGTTAAgaggaacttttgttttaaactatggATAACAGGGTATCTAATCCTGGTTTCACTTCATAGATTCGTTAGAAGCTCACTAAAACTTTAGGAATATAACCACAAAAAACCGTTAACATTACACTGcacctatagtttttttatagttttataacacaacattgACTCTAACCAATCCgcttaaatttatattcgaaCTGAATCTAACCGCGGCTGCTGGCATTCATCAATTGACCCCGAATTTGTCAAAAAGCTGGGTTAAAGTTTCCTTTATTAACCAATTTTCCCCACTGATGTTGAACTTGCACTTAATTTGTTCAAGCCCGCATTTAGAATCATGAGAAGCATTTTGCCCATAAATTTAGGGCCATAATCAAACCCTCCTACAGATTTGACACAAGGTACTAAAGTATCCATCTTCCTCATTTTCAATGAGACGCTTTAATTAAGCTACTGTATCTTCTATTTTAGGTTTATTTTACTCTTCGTAAAGGCACCATGGTTTTTATGCACAAATACGACACCACTAATATTACAAACAGTAACACACCAGCTATTAGGATATATAACCTTAACCCGCTTCTTTCAGCCATGAAACTTAGAAACAAAGACCCGCTAATTTCTCTGTACTCGTAATTCATAAGACCCATAAGGACCGCTCTGGCACAACACCTTCTGACGAGAACCATAAACTCTAGATTAAAACGATACACTTCATTGGGGTAGATCCTTAAAACATACAAGAACAGGACTATTACACCCCTAACGTAAGTTAGGAACAATAAGAACCCTAACAACCTTCTAACCTCCAGTGCAACCTCCACACATGCAATTATAGACCCCCTCAATAGCACTAGCCCTAAAGAAATAGGTTGCTTGGCAATTAAGACAATCGAAAACACAGCCATCAAAATTACACATATGACTATAACtctcattatataaacataattaagcTTACGCCCCCCGCTACCACCAGCCCTCATACTACCAGCTGgtaggtaaaataatttttctgaacaatttcatTCAAACAGCTGAGTTGACCTAGTCCCTTATGGGCACCTTGAGGGCCCAATAGCTCTAGTCAACCTTGATCCAGACTTTGAGCTACCATCCTGGACCCCTTAAAGAAGGCCATTTTTCTGGGGTGGGAGGTTAGCCTCTCTATGAGCCACATTCTCAAAAAGAATCTTAATAGTTTGGCTGACGACCAAGGCTTAGACCCTAATTTTCTAAGCACTCCTCATCACAAAATTAACCCTACAAAGGGAATAAGAAATACTCTGACTCTCTCATATTTCTCAAGAACTACTACAAACCCAAACCTCTCTATTTTCCTCCCTAATACCCCTCCTAAGATAATAGCCCCAATATACAGGCTAAGAAAAGGAGTTTGTATATTTAAGTGCTCATTAATCCGCAAACTTCTGCTATTAACGTAATTAGACCCAAGTATTACTCTAAATACAATCCGTGCCCTATAAAAAGAAGTGAAGATTAAACCTGTTAGCTCTAATAAATAGCACCCATAAGTTATTCTTCTGTCTATCATTCTTAGCTCAATTATTAGGTCTTTAGAGAAAAACCCTCTTATAAACGGGGCCCCTCTCAAGGACACAATTGCAACCGTTATTGCACCCATTCTTACCGGTAATCCTTGCCACAAGCTTCTTAACCCCCGGATATCTTGGATTCTTTGGTTTCTATGAATAACACCCCCTGCGCCTAGAAACAACAAAGCTTTAAATACCGCATGGgttactaaatgaaaaaaagctaCAGACGGAAGAAGGATTGAAATCGAGAATATTATTAACCTTAACTGCCTCAAAGTCGAGAGTGCGATTACCTTTTTTAGGTCAAACGCAAACACAGCCCTTGACCCCGCTAATATTAGAGTAAATAGTCTTAAGACTATAAGTATTTGAGTCACAAAGGGATTAGCtctgataatataaaaagagcGAAGAATCAAATAAACCCCAGCTGTCACCAATGTCGAAGAATGCACCAAAGAGGAGACCGGTGTGGGTGCCGCCATGGCAGCAGGTAGCCATGCGCAAAACGGCATTTGTGCGCTTTTAGTTATACCTGCAAGAACTACCAcaaaccctaaattaacccatGTCTGCACTGGgtggtatatataaattaaccacCCCCCTtctcttaaaaaaatagaaactctaaaaagtacaaaaacatcCCCAATTCGATTAGTCAAAGCTGTCAACATAGCCGCAGATAACCTCTTATTGTTCTGGTAATAAGCCACTAATAGGAATGAGGTGAGCCCTAGCCCGTCTCAACCAATTAAAAGTATTACTAAATTAGGAACTAAGATTATAAACACTATAGACAGCACAAACAACCATACTAATCCCATAAACCGCTTGTAGTATGGCTCTCCAGCTATATACCACTTGCAGTAGGTTGCTACACTTCCTCTAATTACCAAAACCGTCCCAACAAAGACTATTCTTACGCTATCTAGTAGAACTCTGAAGCTAAATGAGAGACAATTACTCTCTCAAACAGTAACTTCCAATAAATAAGCTTTTCCAAAGGTCCTCCCTCTAAGAATAAATAAGTATCCAATCAGAATCAGTAAAAGTAACCCTAAGttactttttaattgtatgATACTATTTTTACGAGCCATCTCTTAGTAACCTTGACATCAAATCGTCTCCGCATAGTCGCATCACCATAACCAGAAGGGCCAAGCAAATTCTGGCTTCGCAAACAGCTAAACAtagaattagtaaaattaaccaaaactgaTTTATTAGAAACACATGGGTTACAAACAATAAGCCTAGTCTTATTATTTCAAGCcctacaaataaacacaaaaggtGTTTGTTTATACGGAAGATTACAAAACAGCCTATACTTATTAAGAAAACTCCTaggaattttattcaaatcatagCTTTAAAACACATAGTTTTCTACGACTTACAAGGCCGTCGCTTCAGCAAAGCTTTTAAAACTACCTACCTTCTATGATCCTCCGTATAGAGACACAAtaagacacaaaaaatataacactgaATACACGCGATTGCAACTTCAGCGGCTCCAAAAACACCTCCGCCCATTATTAACCCTTTAATACCCCCAACTCCTGTAAGCAGCCTTCTGCTATTTAACCAGCTAACTACTAACTCTCTCCTGCATATAGTTAGAATTACTTTACCAGCTCCCAGATTTAGTGTCAGACGTAAAACTAATGTTAAAGGGCGAAGTATGCCACTAATTAGCTCAACCACTACTATAAAAGGCACAAGGATTAACGGGCAACCTGTTGGAACGAGACTCATCAACCCCTGCTCAAATCTGCATAAAAGACTAGATAAAACTAAACAAGTTCAAATAGACAAAGCAAAGGAGAACCCGAACACAAACTGCCCTCTTACAGggaaaaagaatggaaagttTCCAGACAGATTTAGTATCAGAATTATCATGAACAGACCCCTTATTACTAGAGGAAACCCAGATAGCTTTAGTCCCTTTCCGTTCAATCGAATCATCGAATAAGTAAAGGATAGCACCAAACTCCGAAAAGAGCTCGTACTTCTACCCTTAGTGTACACGTCTCTAAATAGCACGGTTATTGGCACTATAGAAGACAGCAACCATAACGGCATAGACAACCAAATTAAGTTATAGCTGTGAGCATCAAATCTAGAAAAAACATCTATTAACAtgactttaaattattgattacgcgatttcttataaatataagtgatacacGTGTTATAAGGGTTAGTTCACACAAATGGCAATTGGCTATAAACATGCTTCCTTCCTGGATAAAGGTCTCGGGTACCTGCTCAGTCTATTTCACCACATAAACCCCCACTAAATACAACCCCTCGCTGGCTTACTAGAGCCTCTCATAGAAggaacttaaaatatattagagACCCAAAAGACACAGCGGACCCATAAGAAGACACCCAATGTCAGTGAGCATAAATATCAGCGTAGTCTATATACCGTCGAGGCATTCCTCTTAGGCCTAAGAAATGCTGAGGAAAGAAGGTAGtatttaccccaaaaaatattgctataaaaTGGGCTTTCCTCCATTTCTTATTAAAGCATACTCCAACAAAATTTGGCAACCAATGGTTAAGACCACAGAACACCCCAAACACCGCCCCTATTCTTAGCACATAATGGAAATGAGCCACCACATAATATGTGTCGTGTAGAGACACATCCATAGAAGCCCTAGACAGTAAGACCCCTGTTAGCCCTCCCACGGTGAATAAAAACAGAAACCCAGTACTTCAGTAGGCGGCAggctttattttgaattttcttcctgCTATAGTTGCCAGTCATCTGAATACTTTCACCCCTGTTGGAACAGCGATTACTATAGTTGCGGTAGAAAAATAGCCTCGAGTATCAACATTAAGACCTACGGTAAACATGTGGTGAGCCCACACCATACACCCTAACCCTCCAATTCCGATTATTGCGTATACTATCCCAATTAGACCAAAAACCGCTTCTTTTCCAGAGCAATGCATAATTACTTTTGATATCACACCAAAGGCAGGTAGAATAAGAATATACACTTCCGGATgcccaaaaaatcaaaacaaatgttggaacaAAACGGGGTCCCCCCCTCCTGCGGGATCGAAAAAAGTTGTGTTAAAGTTTCGGTCAAACAAGATTATTGTGATGCCCCCTCCTAGAACcggaattgaaataattaaaagaactgCAGTAACTCTAATCCTTAAAACATAAAGCTCCGCTCGTTCTCCTTTCATTTCTAACACTGGCATATTTTTATTGGTCCTAGCAAAGTTAATAGCCCCCACTAGAGAGCTGAGCCCAGCTAGATGTAGTGACACAATAAGAACATCCATCCTAGGGCCCCTATGATAGGGGTACACAGATAAAGGGGGGTAAATAGTTCATCCAGCACCAACTCCTTTATCCGTTCTAAAGGACAGTATTAGTAAATATAGTGCATTAGGAGATAGTCAATAACTTAAGTTGTTTATTCGCGGGTAAATTATATCTTTACCTCCTACTAGCAGAGGAATCAACCAATTACCGAAAGCTCCAATTAAGATAGGTATcacagcaaaaaaaattattattaaggcATGCGTTGTAACCACCACATTATAGAATCAATCTCTTTTTAAGAACACTGCTCCAGGATGCCCCAGTTGCATTCGGATCATTAACCTCAACCTTGCTCCAAACAACCCTCCTCAGACTCCGCTATACAGATAAAGGGTTCCAATATCTTTGTGATTTGTTGATCACAGCCATCGACGTCACCAGGACTCCACTTCTCCATAACCCCCTACTTCTtccttttttagtatttttatcattttatttatccttaCTTAGAAGCCAATCATCTAGCCTTATTAGCCCTTAGAGCCGCACTAGATTTTAgcctcttaatatttttttccctatacGCTATAGTAAGATATGCCTTTTCAAACCTTCTATTAGATCCTTGAGAACTTTCATTGGTCCCATACTTCCTTAAGAAGCACTCTCGACGTGAAAACCACAGGTACACACAATACACTTCCAACAGCAAAAGTAAGCCTCTTACAATCACCTCTCATCAAAATTCGTTTCGCATAAATGCCACTTCTAGTATTAACCTACTCATTCCAAAGACCCCTCACGATATTCGTGGTAGAGACCCCCAAACAAGATAAGAAGGAAACCCCTTGAGGACAAAATCCCTAACACTCTTACCGTAAAAGAACATGTAGGCAAAAGGTATTAACAGCACTACCTCTACATCAAACACGACGAACAAAACTGCTACTAGAAAGAATCGGATAGAAAAGGGCCTCCGAGCTCTTCCAATAGGCTCAAATCCACACTCATATGGACTGCACTTTTCTCGGTCTAGACCCCGCTTTTCCCTTAGTAGCATAAATAACCCcgtaaacaaaaaagacacaatgcagACAAACGCAACTCTTAACCCCATAACCATTCTTCTAGAAAACTTATGGAAGTGTCTTTAGCTCCCAAagccaatattttattttaaactatatctAGCTAAAAAAGGGTTGACACCACTAATAGCCCCACAACCTATCGTTCTTAAATTAAACTACTTTTTTATAAGGAAAAATGGTACAAGccatttataacaaagttagCAGCCCTATTATGTTAATTAACTTCCTCACTTAAGAATGAAAACCTAGGCTTAATAATTAGATGCA comes from Mytilus trossulus isolate FHL-02 unplaced genomic scaffold, PNRI_Mtr1.1.1.hap1 h1tg001073l__unscaffolded, whole genome shotgun sequence and encodes:
- the LOC134703483 gene encoding NADH-ubiquinone oxidoreductase chain 6-like; the encoded protein is MRVIVICVILMAVFSIVLIAKQPISLGLVLLRGSIIACVEVALEVRRLLGFLLFLTYVRGVIVLFLYVLRIYPNEVYRFNLEFMVLVRRCCARAVLMGLMNYEYREISGSLFLSFMAERSGLRLYILIAGVLLFVILVVSYLCIKTMVPLRRVK